In one window of Candidatus Sulfuricurvum sp. RIFRC-1 DNA:
- the argS gene encoding arginine--tRNA ligase, with translation MKQRVSALLRDKFNCDVILEKPKDRSFGHFATPIAFSLAKELRKSPMAIAEEIATSFSDHDMFGAVESVKGYINFRLSESFLDEYASWALSHGEEFGSGDKQGSILLEFVSANPTGPLHIGHARGAVYGDTMLRLGRHLGYDITAEYYVNDAGNQIDLLGVSLQLEGRSSLLGEEVEWPEKYYRGEYLSDLAKEAVELFGQEALRDESAQKELALWAKDKILALIVEDLAAINVHFDTFVGEASLYNEWDRVMAKMGEGVYLNEGKTFIRSSEFGDDHDRVVVREDGRPTYLAGDIIYHNQKFERGFEDYINIWGADHHGYIARVKAAITFLGYDSSKLEVLLSQMVSLLKEGEPFKMSKRAGTVILMSDVVEEIGAEALRFMFASKKCDTALEFDIEELKRQDSSNPIYYIQYAHARIQTLIAKSEKTVEEIMLSHLHGLSADADGLLFEALLLPEIIEDAFESRQAQKLPDYLKVLAGRLHKFYYDTRIIGTEDEAKLLKLLLVVALSIKTGLSLLGIQAKDRM, from the coding sequence TTGAAACAGCGAGTCAGTGCGCTGTTGCGCGATAAATTCAATTGTGATGTTATCCTCGAAAAACCGAAAGATCGCTCTTTCGGACACTTCGCTACCCCTATCGCTTTTTCCCTTGCCAAAGAACTTCGAAAATCACCCATGGCGATTGCCGAAGAGATCGCAACATCGTTCAGCGATCACGATATGTTCGGTGCCGTTGAATCAGTCAAGGGGTATATCAACTTCCGCCTCTCCGAGTCGTTTTTAGATGAATACGCTTCGTGGGCATTGAGTCATGGCGAAGAGTTTGGCAGTGGCGATAAGCAAGGTTCTATCCTTTTGGAATTTGTCAGTGCCAACCCTACCGGACCGCTTCATATCGGACATGCGCGTGGAGCCGTTTACGGTGACACAATGCTCCGTCTAGGTCGTCATTTGGGCTACGATATTACGGCAGAATATTACGTCAACGACGCGGGCAATCAAATTGATCTTCTCGGGGTCTCTTTGCAGCTTGAAGGGCGTTCTAGTCTGCTCGGCGAAGAGGTAGAATGGCCGGAAAAATACTATCGAGGCGAATATCTCAGCGATTTGGCTAAAGAGGCGGTAGAGCTTTTCGGTCAAGAGGCACTTCGTGATGAGAGCGCTCAAAAAGAGCTGGCTCTTTGGGCAAAAGATAAAATTTTAGCCCTTATCGTGGAAGATTTGGCAGCGATTAACGTCCATTTTGACACCTTTGTCGGGGAAGCGTCCCTCTATAATGAGTGGGATCGTGTTATGGCAAAAATGGGTGAAGGTGTTTATCTCAACGAAGGCAAAACCTTTATCCGATCTTCCGAATTTGGCGATGATCATGACCGAGTAGTGGTTCGTGAAGACGGTCGTCCAACGTATCTTGCGGGTGATATCATCTACCATAACCAAAAGTTCGAGCGCGGATTCGAGGATTATATCAACATCTGGGGAGCGGATCATCACGGTTACATCGCCCGTGTCAAAGCGGCGATTACCTTTTTGGGTTACGATTCCTCTAAGCTCGAAGTACTCCTCTCTCAAATGGTAAGTCTGCTCAAAGAGGGTGAACCGTTCAAGATGTCCAAACGTGCCGGAACTGTCATCCTCATGAGCGATGTCGTCGAAGAGATCGGTGCGGAAGCACTGCGCTTTATGTTCGCCTCTAAAAAGTGTGATACCGCACTCGAATTTGATATCGAAGAGCTCAAGCGTCAAGACAGCTCTAACCCGATCTACTATATCCAATACGCTCATGCCCGTATTCAGACATTGATTGCCAAAAGCGAAAAAACGGTTGAAGAGATTATGCTCTCCCATTTACACGGGTTGAGTGCCGATGCGGACGGATTGTTGTTTGAAGCACTTTTGTTGCCGGAAATCATCGAGGATGCATTCGAATCGCGCCAAGCGCAAAAGCTTCCCGATTATCTAAAAGTATTAGCGGGACGTTTGCATAAATTTTATTACGATACCCGTATTATCGGCACCGAAGATGAGGCGAAACTACTCAAACTTCTACTTGTTGTTGCCCTCTCCATCAAAACAGGACTTTCATTACTCGGAATCCAAGCTAAAGATCGGATGTAA
- the tsf gene encoding translation elongation factor Ts — protein sequence MAEVTAAMVKDLRAATDAPMMDCKKALTECDGDMEKAKEFLRDRGMAQTAKKADRVAAEGLLGLKVSETFASASLVEVNSETDFVAKNDGFINLVGNTAAHVFTTGVSSVEELNETSYETATFSEYFTSQVARIGEKIVVRRFATLNAAANGCVNGYVHSNGRVGVLVAATCSDAKVAEALAPMLKNVAMHAAAMKPTTLTSKDFDPAFVEAETIGRIEAIKTENEELARLKKPLKNVPQYISASQLTPEVMAAAEEAIKAKLLADGKPEKIWANIIPGSLARFVADNTTLDKELALLDQNYVMDDSMTVAEAVTKEAAKFGGTAEIVEFVKYEVGEGLEKKVDNFAEEVAAQMA from the coding sequence ATGGCAGAAGTTACAGCAGCGATGGTAAAAGATCTCCGCGCAGCGACTGATGCGCCGATGATGGATTGTAAAAAAGCCCTCACTGAATGTGATGGCGACATGGAAAAAGCAAAAGAATTTTTGCGTGACCGTGGTATGGCGCAAACCGCTAAAAAAGCGGATCGCGTAGCGGCTGAAGGACTTTTGGGTCTTAAAGTTTCTGAAACATTCGCATCAGCGTCTTTGGTAGAAGTTAACTCTGAAACCGATTTCGTTGCTAAAAACGACGGTTTCATCAACCTTGTCGGCAATACAGCGGCACACGTATTTACTACGGGTGTAAGCAGTGTTGAAGAGTTGAACGAAACATCATACGAAACGGCTACTTTTTCAGAGTACTTTACGTCTCAAGTAGCACGTATCGGTGAAAAAATCGTGGTACGTCGTTTTGCAACCCTTAATGCGGCTGCAAACGGATGTGTTAACGGTTACGTTCACTCAAACGGACGTGTCGGTGTTCTTGTTGCGGCAACATGTTCGGATGCGAAAGTAGCGGAAGCACTTGCTCCGATGCTTAAAAACGTTGCAATGCACGCTGCGGCAATGAAACCGACAACATTGACCTCTAAAGATTTCGATCCTGCATTCGTAGAAGCGGAAACTATCGGTCGTATCGAAGCGATCAAAACTGAGAACGAAGAGTTAGCGCGTTTGAAAAAACCGTTGAAAAACGTTCCTCAGTACATCTCTGCATCACAATTAACTCCTGAAGTTATGGCTGCTGCTGAAGAAGCGATCAAAGCGAAATTGCTTGCTGATGGTAAACCGGAAAAAATCTGGGCTAACATCATCCCTGGATCATTGGCTCGCTTCGTAGCGGACAACACGACGTTGGATAAAGAGCTTGCACTTTTGGATCAAAACTACGTTATGGATGATTCTATGACAGTTGCCGAAGCGGTTACTAAAGAGGCTGCCAAATTTGGCGGTACTGCTGAAATCGTTGAATTCGTTAAATACGAAGTCGGTGAAGGTTTAGAGAAAAAAGTTGACAACTTCGCCGAAGAAGTCGCTGCTCAAATGGCGTAA
- a CDS encoding DUF3373 family protein produces the protein MTQRILGSVVAAALLTTSAFADDALMQRFEKMEKEMAALKAELNAIRAENSKLSTQLSSPVAVDDKKEVASAGKLNETLEEIQDQLDDLNKKTNGNNLKFGVDFRTSVDNLHYKMADGSKQENDALLSNRLWLNMNYAATKNLSFTGQLAYNKTFGQRSMVDSNTAGMEGFDWISSEAAYDDTLRVRSAYFFYQDDEFMGADVPWTVSIGRRPSTEGHLVNLRDDVKASSPLAHTVNVEFDGASAKFGTEELIGLDGSYFKLCLGRGMSNAEPRFGSSPYSGNDATTNDVDMAGIIVVPYDDKQYSTGFQYTYANNLIDQITASTTDFRMKTVGGLHTATAFAMVNGIGDGINDFLDETIFFVSGAMSKTDPYEGKGGMLGSTDSQTGYSYWIGTQFPSLLTDEGRWGAEFNHGSNYWRPITYGEDTLIGSKIAARGDAYELYFTEPLVDDILTFQLRYTYIDYDYAGSNGFFGSTTGTPMSMSEAIGAGAGSMVVDKAQDIRAYIRYKF, from the coding sequence ATGACACAACGAATCCTAGGTTCTGTTGTCGCTGCCGCACTGCTCACTACGAGCGCATTCGCAGACGACGCATTGATGCAACGGTTTGAAAAGATGGAAAAAGAGATGGCAGCACTCAAAGCTGAGCTCAATGCCATCCGAGCCGAAAACTCTAAATTGAGTACTCAACTCTCTTCCCCTGTTGCTGTTGATGACAAAAAAGAGGTCGCAAGTGCCGGTAAACTTAACGAAACACTCGAAGAGATCCAAGATCAACTCGACGATTTAAACAAAAAAACCAATGGCAACAACCTCAAATTCGGAGTTGATTTCCGTACCAGCGTGGATAATCTCCACTACAAAATGGCCGATGGAAGCAAACAAGAAAACGATGCTCTACTCTCGAATCGCCTATGGTTAAATATGAACTATGCAGCTACCAAAAATCTTAGTTTTACAGGGCAACTTGCTTATAACAAAACATTCGGTCAGCGTTCTATGGTTGATTCCAATACGGCAGGAATGGAAGGTTTTGACTGGATCAGCAGCGAAGCGGCATACGATGACACCCTTCGTGTACGATCTGCCTATTTCTTTTACCAAGACGATGAGTTTATGGGAGCCGATGTTCCATGGACCGTCAGTATCGGTCGCCGTCCATCTACCGAGGGGCATCTCGTCAATTTGCGGGATGATGTAAAAGCTTCTTCTCCACTTGCGCACACCGTCAATGTCGAATTTGACGGTGCCAGTGCAAAATTCGGTACCGAAGAGCTGATCGGGCTGGATGGCTCCTACTTTAAACTCTGTCTTGGCCGAGGGATGAGCAATGCTGAACCGCGATTTGGGTCTTCACCTTACAGCGGAAATGATGCGACAACCAATGATGTTGATATGGCTGGAATTATTGTGGTTCCATACGACGATAAACAATACAGTACGGGATTCCAATATACCTATGCCAATAATTTAATTGATCAAATAACTGCCAGTACAACAGACTTTAGAATGAAAACCGTTGGAGGCCTCCACACAGCGACTGCTTTTGCGATGGTGAATGGAATCGGTGACGGTATTAATGATTTCTTGGATGAGACAATTTTCTTTGTCAGTGGTGCGATGTCAAAAACTGATCCTTATGAAGGCAAAGGGGGTATGCTGGGATCAACCGACAGTCAAACCGGATACAGCTACTGGATCGGTACTCAATTTCCATCACTCCTCACCGATGAGGGACGATGGGGAGCTGAGTTTAACCACGGTTCGAACTACTGGCGTCCGATTACGTACGGAGAAGACACTTTGATCGGATCTAAAATCGCCGCTCGCGGGGATGCCTATGAGCTTTATTTCACAGAACCGTTGGTTGATGACATCCTCACATTCCAACTCCGCTATACGTATATCGATTATGATTATGCCGGAAGTAACG
- a CDS encoding flagellin has translation MKLDTQFNPLPQMTSEMNKRDKTLEKIAAAVELGMQDSASRSISDMLQSEISTMSQGLMNANDGVAMMQIAGGTLNSLSDQTQTLNDLSVRYNSASLNSSQKQELQGEFNRTVESMQQSIESSSFNGKTLFGNSSTLSLGESTISASLPELSTVSLSIDSQESIESYRNSLIQANSTVGSTTNGLISASNTLLDQITATSAAKSQIADTDMANAIKDFQQSNLKLDVAQIAMAHRNDMLQQNVTRLLG, from the coding sequence ATGAAATTAGATACCCAATTCAATCCGCTTCCTCAGATGACTTCTGAGATGAATAAGCGTGATAAAACACTCGAAAAAATAGCCGCAGCCGTAGAGTTAGGGATGCAAGATAGCGCTTCACGCTCAATCTCAGACATGCTGCAAAGTGAGATTTCTACCATGTCACAGGGGCTGATGAATGCCAATGACGGCGTTGCCATGATGCAAATTGCCGGAGGGACACTCAATTCTCTCAGTGATCAAACCCAAACTTTGAATGATCTCAGTGTCCGCTACAACAGCGCATCATTGAATTCATCTCAAAAACAAGAGTTGCAAGGTGAATTTAACCGTACCGTAGAATCGATGCAGCAAAGCATCGAGAGCAGTAGCTTTAACGGCAAAACTCTGTTTGGGAATAGTTCAACCCTCTCATTGGGAGAGAGTACGATCAGCGCATCACTCCCTGAACTATCCACGGTTTCACTGAGTATCGACAGCCAAGAGAGCATCGAGTCTTACAGAAATTCACTGATACAAGCAAATTCGACAGTCGGTTCCACGACCAACGGCTTAATCAGTGCTTCTAATACTCTGCTCGATCAAATCACAGCAACCTCAGCGGCAAAAAGTCAAATCGCCGATACCGACATGGCAAATGCAATCAAAGATTTTCAACAAAGCAATTTAAAATTGGATGTGGCTCAGATTGCGATGGCACATCGAAACGATATGCTTCAACAAAATGTTACGAGATTGTTGGGGTAA
- the fliR gene encoding flagellar biosynthetic protein FliR encodes MDLAEIFSEGRTIAFILLFTRFSALFMAVPIFSHANIPISIKAAMAFFFTVFFFGAVPPLNIPTDALSLTVAILGEMLFGLAVGIVLQLAYHVITFAGGQISFMMGFSLASAIDPQSGVSMPIISQFLALLALMILLVFDLHHWILLYASESIASVPLGGFMMTPSLFQYIMHAMTNMFVVGFMIAFPITALTMLADVIFGMLMKTMPQFNLLVIGMPIKIGISLVVLMVTLGATLMIVTSQTQNAYNFLEKLF; translated from the coding sequence ATGGATTTGGCAGAGATATTTAGCGAAGGCCGGACCATCGCTTTTATATTACTCTTCACCCGCTTTAGCGCACTTTTTATGGCGGTACCTATCTTTTCTCATGCGAATATTCCCATCTCGATTAAAGCGGCAATGGCTTTTTTCTTTACGGTATTCTTTTTTGGTGCAGTACCGCCGCTTAATATCCCCACCGATGCGCTTAGTTTAACGGTCGCGATTTTAGGGGAAATGCTATTTGGACTGGCAGTGGGGATCGTCTTGCAGCTAGCCTATCATGTCATCACCTTTGCAGGGGGACAAATCTCATTTATGATGGGGTTTTCACTGGCCTCGGCGATCGATCCGCAATCGGGTGTATCAATGCCGATTATCAGTCAGTTTTTAGCATTGTTAGCACTCATGATCTTGTTGGTTTTTGATCTTCATCACTGGATACTGCTCTACGCATCCGAATCGATTGCATCGGTTCCACTGGGGGGATTTATGATGACTCCCTCTTTGTTTCAGTATATTATGCACGCCATGACCAACATGTTTGTGGTCGGATTTATGATCGCCTTTCCGATTACGGCATTAACGATGCTCGCCGATGTCATTTTCGGCATGTTGATGAAAACCATGCCACAATTTAACCTTTTAGTCATCGGGATGCCGATTAAAATCGGTATATCGCTTGTGGTGTTAATGGTAACACTGGGCGCGACGTTGATGATCGTCACTTCACAAACACAAAATGCGTATAACTTCCTCGAAAAATTATTCTAA
- a CDS encoding ABC transporter ATP-binding protein, protein MTLLQATSLSHAFDYPLFEDISLTLNAGESIAIVGVSGSGKSTLMHILSSLLRPNHGKIELFGKDLYAMDDKALVKLRRNDLGMIYQSHYLFKGFSAYENLEVAAILARESIDPHLLERLGIENVIRQKVTELSGGQQQRVSIARVLSKKPRLIFADEPTGNLDHATALEVMDIFEDYLAEHSAAMVLVTHDESLAARCNHIYRMKNGSLSEG, encoded by the coding sequence ATGACACTATTACAAGCCACCTCTTTATCTCATGCCTTTGATTATCCGTTATTTGAGGATATTTCACTCACTCTTAATGCGGGAGAATCGATAGCCATTGTCGGTGTAAGCGGCAGCGGGAAATCGACGCTGATGCATATTCTCTCTTCACTTCTTCGCCCAAATCATGGGAAGATCGAATTGTTTGGAAAAGATCTTTACGCAATGGATGACAAAGCCCTTGTTAAATTACGCCGCAATGATTTAGGGATGATTTATCAAAGTCACTATCTCTTTAAAGGATTTAGCGCTTATGAGAATCTCGAAGTAGCGGCAATTTTAGCTCGTGAATCTATTGATCCGCATTTATTAGAGCGTTTGGGGATTGAGAATGTAATCCGCCAAAAAGTGACGGAACTCTCAGGCGGGCAGCAGCAGAGGGTATCGATTGCCCGTGTATTATCCAAAAAACCTCGTCTGATTTTCGCGGATGAGCCAACCGGTAATCTCGATCACGCAACGGCACTTGAAGTAATGGATATTTTTGAGGACTATTTGGCTGAGCACAGCGCGGCAATGGTCTTGGTTACCCATGATGAGTCGTTAGCCGCACGATGTAATCATATCTATCGTATGAAAAACGGTAGTTTGAGCGAGGGTTAA
- a CDS encoding J domain-containing protein, translating to MRVVLRHNAIFVQGSSNTLEEPWMEEFFDHHIQNTLFLDNGVLVLNNENSSDQKEDFLENLSVRYTKMNELSGSFYSRSLKRCKSAAVRIEVPYRKSEIVNVALYAYGPDRVKLSFGTQNRWVMRYLKQQLSSLVVSATATDLYIDVTTSVAKARLEKTLNRREVLHFQINYRYDDAFMSRLYGNYSGWGYGNDAIDKMIRYHAIFEIPMGSPLEDLKKRYRALAKRYHPDRVQKKSPNIINKYTEKFQLLQEAYGALQAVS from the coding sequence GTGAGAGTTGTTTTGCGCCATAACGCTATCTTCGTTCAAGGGAGCTCAAATACCCTCGAAGAGCCGTGGATGGAAGAGTTTTTCGACCATCATATTCAAAACACCCTTTTCCTCGATAATGGGGTGCTGGTACTCAATAATGAAAATTCATCGGATCAAAAAGAGGATTTTTTAGAAAATCTAAGTGTGCGGTATACAAAAATGAATGAGCTTTCCGGCTCATTTTACAGCCGATCATTGAAACGATGCAAAAGCGCTGCCGTTCGTATCGAAGTCCCCTATCGTAAAAGTGAAATCGTCAATGTTGCACTTTATGCGTATGGTCCGGATCGGGTTAAACTCTCTTTTGGAACACAAAATCGATGGGTGATGCGCTATCTTAAGCAACAGCTCTCTTCTTTGGTTGTTAGTGCAACCGCAACGGATTTGTACATCGATGTTACTACCTCTGTTGCCAAAGCACGGCTTGAAAAAACCCTCAATCGTCGTGAAGTACTCCATTTTCAAATCAATTATCGCTATGATGATGCGTTTATGAGCAGGTTGTACGGAAATTACTCTGGATGGGGGTACGGTAACGATGCGATCGATAAAATGATTCGCTACCATGCTATTTTCGAGATTCCGATGGGTTCACCCCTAGAAGATTTGAAAAAACGGTATCGCGCATTGGCAAAACGGTATCATCCCGACCGTGTACAAAAGAAAAGCCCTAATATTATCAACAAATATACCGAGAAATTCCAACTTCTCCAAGAAGCATACGGTGCATTACAAGCGGTTAGTTAA
- the gmk gene encoding guanylate kinase — MNRRSGAILVLSGPSGAGKSSLINKITDHIGPTYFSISTTTRPIREGEVDGVHYHFVSVDEFKCEIEQEMFLEYAVVHGNYYGTSLGPVKKALKEGKLVIFDIDVQGHDAVQNRLSDITTSVFITTPSLKELKRRLHNRSTDSEEVIVGRIEMAKREVQRISEYDFLVVNDKLEDASEILISIAKAARMKIPTLQINEFVQTWEAS; from the coding sequence GTGAATCGTCGAAGTGGTGCAATTTTAGTTTTATCCGGTCCCAGCGGTGCCGGTAAGAGTTCTTTGATTAATAAAATAACCGATCATATCGGTCCTACCTATTTTTCGATTTCAACAACAACACGCCCCATACGCGAGGGAGAAGTGGATGGAGTTCATTATCATTTCGTCAGCGTTGATGAGTTTAAATGTGAAATCGAGCAAGAGATGTTTTTGGAATACGCAGTGGTGCACGGCAACTATTACGGAACGTCGTTGGGCCCGGTTAAAAAAGCGCTTAAAGAGGGAAAACTCGTTATTTTTGATATTGATGTTCAAGGACATGATGCGGTTCAAAATCGGCTTAGTGATATTACGACATCGGTGTTTATTACAACCCCTTCTCTCAAAGAGCTAAAACGGCGTTTACATAACCGCTCTACCGATAGTGAAGAGGTGATCGTCGGACGCATTGAAATGGCAAAGAGAGAAGTTCAGAGGATCAGCGAATACGATTTTTTAGTAGTAAACGACAAACTGGAAGACGCATCTGAAATTTTAATTTCGATCGCTAAAGCGGCACGGATGAAAATACCGACGTTACAAATCAACGAATTTGTCCAAACTTGGGAAGCGTCGTAA
- a CDS encoding twin-arginine translocase TatA/TatE family subunit, translated as MSMPSGTELLLIFGIVILLFGAKKIPDLAKGIGQGIRNFKKEMKDDETVATTTPTEAPKQVDATASTTVEAPKTTTQA; from the coding sequence ATGAGTATGCCAAGCGGAACCGAATTATTATTGATTTTCGGGATTGTTATTTTGTTATTCGGTGCGAAAAAAATTCCTGACCTTGCAAAAGGGATTGGACAAGGTATCCGTAATTTCAAAAAAGAGATGAAAGACGATGAGACTGTAGCAACAACTACTCCGACAGAAGCTCCAAAACAAGTCGATGCAACAGCATCTACAACGGTAGAAGCTCCTAAAACTACTACACAAGCGTAA
- the aguB gene encoding N-carbamoylputrescine amidase, with protein sequence MRMVKVAAIQMQMSEDKASNILKAESMVREAARNGANIILIPELFEGYYFCKDMDKKYFDWAQPLEDNPLIAHFSALAKELGVVLPISYFERSGERYFNSLVMIDADGTVMENYRKTHIPDGPGYEEKFYFAPGDTGFKVWQTRFGNVGVGICWDQWFPETARSLTLMGADMIFYPTAIGSEPEIGVDSASHWQRVQMGHSAANIVPVIAANRIGEEAGESCSLTFYGSSFITDHTGAKVAEASRDREEILYSEFDPVSIREHRHYWGLIRDRRPECYGIIVKE encoded by the coding sequence ATGAGAATGGTTAAAGTAGCAGCAATACAGATGCAGATGAGTGAAGATAAAGCTTCTAATATTCTCAAAGCAGAATCGATGGTGCGTGAGGCGGCGCGTAATGGAGCTAATATCATTTTGATCCCTGAACTGTTTGAGGGGTACTATTTTTGCAAGGATATGGACAAAAAATATTTCGATTGGGCACAACCTCTCGAAGATAACCCCCTCATCGCGCACTTTAGCGCTTTGGCCAAAGAACTCGGTGTTGTATTGCCGATCAGCTATTTTGAGCGCTCGGGTGAGCGCTATTTTAATTCTCTTGTGATGATCGATGCGGACGGCACCGTAATGGAAAACTACCGAAAGACTCATATTCCTGACGGTCCCGGATACGAAGAGAAGTTTTATTTTGCTCCCGGTGACACGGGATTCAAAGTGTGGCAAACCAGATTCGGCAATGTCGGGGTCGGTATCTGCTGGGATCAGTGGTTTCCCGAAACGGCGCGTAGTCTAACCCTCATGGGTGCGGATATGATTTTTTATCCGACTGCGATCGGAAGCGAGCCGGAGATCGGTGTCGATTCGGCATCCCACTGGCAGCGGGTACAGATGGGGCACTCTGCCGCGAACATCGTCCCTGTCATTGCCGCGAATCGTATCGGAGAGGAAGCAGGGGAGAGTTGTAGTCTCACGTTTTATGGAAGCTCGTTTATCACTGACCACACGGGTGCAAAAGTAGCTGAAGCCTCACGCGACCGTGAGGAGATCCTCTACAGCGAATTCGATCCGGTATCTATCCGCGAACACCGCCACTACTGGGGACTGATCCGAGACCGCAGACCGGAGTGTTACGGAATAATCGTTAAAGAATAA
- the rpsB gene encoding 30S ribosomal protein S2 — protein MVTMKDLLECGVHFGHQTRRWNPKMKKYIFGVRKNIYIIDLQKTLRYFRNAYQQVVDAAAEGKTVLFVGTKKQARVAIRDAAEKCGMPYVDNRWLGGMLTNFPTIQKSIRKLDIIEEMQANGQINLLTKKEALMMNRQKEKLIAYLGGIRHMKTLPDLMFVIDAVKEHIAVQEARNLGIQVVAPLDTNCDPDVIDIPIPGNDDAIRSIQLFCKEMAEAINEGKALRNGGNDEAVADEEVAAEAVAEAASEEVAVVAEEA, from the coding sequence ATGGTAACAATGAAAGACCTTCTCGAATGCGGTGTACACTTCGGTCACCAAACACGTCGTTGGAATCCGAAAATGAAAAAATACATTTTCGGTGTTCGTAAAAACATTTACATCATCGATCTTCAAAAAACATTGCGTTATTTCCGTAATGCGTATCAACAAGTGGTTGATGCTGCGGCTGAGGGCAAAACTGTCCTTTTCGTAGGAACTAAAAAACAAGCTCGTGTTGCGATCCGTGATGCAGCTGAAAAATGTGGAATGCCATACGTTGACAACCGCTGGTTGGGTGGAATGTTGACAAACTTCCCGACGATCCAAAAATCAATCCGTAAACTTGACATCATCGAAGAGATGCAAGCAAACGGACAAATCAACCTTTTGACTAAAAAAGAAGCGTTGATGATGAATCGTCAAAAAGAAAAATTGATTGCATACCTCGGCGGTATCCGTCATATGAAAACTTTGCCTGATTTGATGTTCGTTATCGATGCGGTAAAAGAACACATCGCGGTTCAAGAAGCGCGTAACCTTGGAATCCAAGTTGTTGCTCCTCTTGATACCAACTGTGATCCGGACGTTATCGACATTCCAATCCCTGGAAATGACGATGCGATCCGTTCTATCCAACTTTTTTGTAAAGAAATGGCAGAAGCGATCAACGAAGGTAAAGCACTTCGCAACGGCGGAAACGACGAAGCGGTAGCAGATGAAGAAGTTGCAGCGGAAGCAGTAGCAGAAGCGGCTAGCGAAGAAGTAGCAGTAGTAGCAGAGGAAGCGTAA
- a CDS encoding DUF234 domain-containing protein encodes MDRNLLHNFFQRNLPQDMEQCIELFSIFGGYDVSIDTDERVESLITRHILEHFEIHREHLLSPLHDDPLYLNLLHAVAVGDRRQGSAYRRARIGKERGAEAFEFLRYSGYLTLERSREMPLERAHPKQRFKKEIEHHRISHKYRFTSPFLRFWFAFVEPFAPSIREGNFERFLDHFQEHFNAFVGFTFEELCDLYIREILAPSFQNTLLDSGSYWNREVEIDLFCETMEGEIWVGECKWTNHKVNKKEFHKLEEKCTKLSITPDKILFFTKRGFSNELRDMKDKRLYRFCAEDLLPLTNRL; translated from the coding sequence ATGGATAGAAATCTTTTACACAATTTTTTTCAGCGCAATCTACCTCAGGATATGGAACAGTGCATAGAACTGTTCTCTATTTTCGGGGGATACGATGTATCGATCGATACCGATGAAAGGGTTGAATCGCTCATCACTCGCCACATACTCGAACACTTCGAAATCCATCGGGAGCATCTCCTCTCACCGCTTCATGACGATCCGCTCTATCTCAATCTTCTGCATGCGGTAGCCGTTGGTGATCGACGTCAAGGATCAGCCTATCGTCGTGCCCGTATCGGCAAAGAGCGAGGAGCCGAGGCCTTTGAATTTTTACGCTATAGCGGTTATCTCACACTGGAGCGTTCACGCGAAATGCCGCTGGAACGCGCCCATCCGAAACAGCGGTTTAAAAAAGAGATCGAGCATCATCGGATTTCTCATAAATACCGGTTTACTTCTCCGTTTTTACGTTTTTGGTTCGCTTTTGTAGAACCTTTCGCACCCTCAATCCGTGAAGGGAATTTTGAACGTTTTCTGGATCATTTTCAAGAACACTTCAATGCCTTTGTCGGCTTTACCTTTGAAGAATTATGCGATTTGTATATTCGCGAAATTTTGGCTCCTTCATTTCAAAACACTCTTCTCGATTCGGGAAGCTATTGGAATCGTGAAGTAGAGATTGATCTGTTTTGTGAAACGATGGAAGGGGAGATCTGGGTCGGAGAGTGTAAATGGACAAACCACAAAGTGAACAAAAAAGAGTTTCATAAACTCGAAGAAAAATGTACCAAACTCTCCATCACACCCGATAAAATTTTATTCTTTACCAAACGGGGCTTTTCAAATGAACTGCGGGATATGAAAGACAAACGGCTTTACCGTTTTTGTGCCGAGGATCTATTACCTTTAACTAACCGCTTGTAA